One genomic region from Pseudoduganella lutea encodes:
- a CDS encoding LysM peptidoglycan-binding domain-containing protein encodes MRDVHPVAPGETLTRIGQINGRSVKFLLSINDIPNPNRLRIGQKIYLKKELVLGVRFLLQDGQRDPIRDLGYQIYFNKKVARGRTGPEGLTQQIFTDAIKDEVVIYVERLDKSWKPVGKILSGPRNKLVSVTTDRLKLDGKALPHPQEPVNKPLSPKEPVKPAFDPKKPQSPATQPLPGPKTTPTTTPDGKPLTIVEGEIPNVDFLDVYDGTVMTEADYEWAAKELGVELAAIKAFAKVESGGAGFLAVGKRTVPKILYERHKFSAATKHQYSSKYPDISLPTAYYNAKARYVKADAAYKKKRNVPDDVDYYRPVSKKDSAATKAAALSLEQLLKSGAATKEKDKYIAGAGSYKRLLKAYQLDQDAAIESCSWGAFQIMGEYWKTMRYESAKDFSRKVSRSPREQMRSFILYIKYVSPKIVTHLKNLDWAAVAAAYNGPRYKDNAYDVKLAEEYKKFKGK; translated from the coding sequence ATGAGAGACGTTCACCCTGTGGCTCCAGGTGAGACGCTAACCCGCATAGGACAAATTAATGGCCGATCAGTCAAGTTCCTGTTGTCAATTAATGACATACCGAATCCCAACCGATTACGCATTGGCCAGAAAATTTACCTAAAGAAAGAACTCGTTCTAGGAGTGCGCTTCCTTCTGCAGGATGGCCAGAGGGACCCCATCAGGGATCTTGGTTATCAAATCTATTTCAACAAGAAAGTTGCGCGTGGACGAACCGGACCGGAAGGATTGACACAGCAAATATTCACCGACGCGATCAAGGATGAGGTTGTCATTTACGTCGAGCGCCTGGACAAGTCGTGGAAGCCTGTGGGAAAGATACTCTCCGGACCGCGAAACAAGCTCGTCAGCGTCACAACTGACCGTTTGAAGCTTGACGGAAAAGCGTTGCCACATCCGCAGGAACCAGTAAATAAGCCTCTCTCGCCAAAAGAACCCGTTAAACCAGCATTCGACCCAAAGAAGCCGCAGTCGCCGGCTACTCAGCCATTGCCTGGTCCAAAAACGACTCCGACCACTACGCCGGATGGAAAACCTCTTACCATTGTCGAAGGCGAGATCCCAAATGTCGACTTCCTGGACGTTTACGATGGCACGGTGATGACAGAGGCCGACTATGAATGGGCGGCGAAAGAGCTTGGAGTCGAACTGGCTGCAATCAAGGCTTTCGCCAAAGTCGAGTCGGGTGGCGCCGGATTTCTTGCGGTCGGGAAGCGAACGGTTCCAAAGATACTCTATGAACGGCACAAATTCTCCGCAGCAACAAAGCATCAATATAGCTCCAAATATCCCGACATCTCTCTGCCCACAGCTTACTACAATGCAAAGGCACGTTATGTTAAAGCAGATGCGGCTTACAAGAAGAAGAGGAATGTGCCTGACGATGTCGACTACTATCGCCCCGTAAGCAAAAAAGATAGCGCCGCGACCAAAGCAGCTGCACTATCATTGGAACAGCTATTGAAGAGTGGTGCTGCTACCAAAGAAAAAGACAAATATATCGCGGGGGCCGGGAGTTATAAACGCCTATTGAAGGCTTATCAGCTCGACCAGGATGCAGCAATCGAAAGCTGTTCATGGGGCGCCTTCCAGATCATGGGCGAATACTGGAAAACAATGCGTTACGAGTCGGCCAAGGACTTTTCGCGCAAGGTATCCCGATCGCCACGAGAGCAGATGCGCTCCTTCATTCTGTATATAAAGTACGTATCTCCGAAAATTGTCACGCACTTGAAAAACCTCGACTGGGCGGCCGTAGCTGCCGCCTATAATGGACCGCGTTATAAGGATAATGCATATGATGTCAAATTGGCCGAAGAATACAAAAAATTCAAGGGTAAATAA